The stretch of DNA TTTTTGGGCAAAACCCGTTTTAAAGGTGGAGATGAATGGGCAAAAGAATTAACGGATGTTAATTATCGTGAAGTAATTGCTTTAACGCCAATGGCTGTAATTGCTTTGGTGTTAGGAATTATGCCTTTCCTGTTTTTCGATATGAGTAATTCTGCAATGCTTGAGTTGGTAAATTCAACGCTTAAAAATGGCAGCGCACATTTGCAAACCTTAAGTAAATTGTTGAATTAGGAATGGAGCAATTTATTGAACATATACAAACCTCTATAGCTGATGTACTAGGAAGCTGGATGTATTTGCTTCCGGAAATATCATTAACGATTTTCTTTCTGACCGCCATCTTTGGCGATCTGTTCTTTTCAAAAAAGATCAAAAATATTGTTCCGATCATTACACTTTCTGGTCTTGCAGTAGCACTGATTGAGGTAATTGATCAATTTCTTTTGGTACATTCTGAGCCGGTAATGTTGTTTTCACAAATGCTGCGCCTTGATCATACAGCCATTTGGTATAAGCTGCTTATCCTTTTTTCAGGTATTATAGTTGTGCTTTTTTCGCTTCGTGATTTTAAATTACGTAATACAGAAAAGGGCAGTAGCGAATATTTTAGTTTGGTTTTAGTTGTTACCATTGGGCTAAACTTTATGATCATGGCTCAAAATCTATTGATGATCTATTTGTCGGTAGAATTTGTTTCAGTTTGTTCATACGTACTCGCAGCATCTTTAACAGGGCATAAACGATCTGAAGAATCAGGAATGAAATATGCATTGTTCGGTGCTGTAGGCTCTGCTGTGATGTTGTACGGAATGTCATTATTATATGGGTTTACAGGAACATTAAGCTTATTGGATCCTGCCTTTTATGTCGGTTTATCAAGCATGAATTTTATGGTTGCTGCTATAGCGTTGCTCTTAACAATAGCGGGCTTATTTTTTAAAATTTCTGCATTTCCTATGCATGTATGGGTTCCTGATGTATATGAAGGTGCCCCAACTCCAATCACTACATTTTTGTCTGTTGGACCCAAAGCCGCAGGTATCGCCTTATTGATCAATTTCGTACTGGCCTTAAATAATACTGGTAATAACACAGGATCTGTTTTCTTGTATTCAACAGAAGTATTTATGGCAATAGTGGCTATTGTTACAATGTGTATTGGTAATTTCTCTGCTTTATGGCAAAATAATGTAAAACGCCTGATGGCATATTCAGCAATTGGTCAGTCGGGTTTCATATTAATGGGCATAGCTGCTTATTCATTAACAGGACAAAAAGCAATTTTATATTTTCTATTTGTATATGCTTTTGCCAATATAGGCGCCTTTTTGGTAATTGGTTATTTCTCGAATGTTTTTCATTCAGAAGAATTAGATGATTATAAAGGGATGGGCATGAAATACCCTGTTGTTGCAGCCTGTATGGTGGTCTTTATGGTTAGCTTAACAGGATTACCACCAACTGCAGGTTTTGTAGGAAAATTCCTCATTCTATCTTCCGCTGTTGAAGCTTATACAATTGGAGGAAATGTGTTATTGTTAATTATGGTGATTTTTGGCGTAATAAATACGGTGGTCTCGCTTTTTTATTACTTGAAAATTCCATTAAACCTGTACCTCCGAAAACCTAAAACCGAAATCGCGTTAGATAAAGGAAATATACTTTATTCGGTAATAATTGTATTTCTAGCCATTATAACCATAATACTTGGCATCTTCCCACATAAATTAATGGAACTGATGAATCTGTAGGGAACAATAGCTGCAATAAAATGTTATAATCTTCAAAAATCTATTATGACAGAGAATCCCAATCGCTATGGTAAATTAGGCTTATGGCTTAAACGTATTGGCATCTGGGGATTCTTGTTTTTCCTGTTGAAAGGTTTGGCGTGGCTGGTGGCACTTTGGTGGGTTACGAAATAGCTATTAGCTATTAGTTTTTAGCTATTAGCTGTTAGCCTCTATCAAAGTCTACTACTAAACTAACTGCTAAAAGCTAATCGCTAACAGCTAATATCTTATCTATAATTTCTAATATTGCCGACTCAAAAACACATCAAATGCTTAAAAAAACCATTGCGACCTTAATGGTCTGTCTGCTATTCGTCCTAAACATCTATGGACAAAAAAAACGTTCAAAAGATCTACATTAATCTGGGGAAATATGCTAAAGGAATAGCTATTCCTATCCAAAATGAGGCAGGTAAAACAACTCTTCTCATTTCTGATGAAGATAAGATTCATTGTTGTTTATTGAATGATAGTTTACAGGTTGAATCTGTTCATTTGATTATGGATGATCCACGTTTATTATTTAAGAAAAAGCATTTAGGAAATTGCAAAAGGAAATAGGTACACCTTGTTCTTGTATGATAAAAGTATCAATAATGTAATTCGTTAAGTAATTGACTATGATTCAGCTGAAATTTCGAAAAAATATACCGTTAATGTAATGGGAAAGGATGAATCTTATTTAGATGCTGCTAACATGAATAATAAGGTGCAATTTATTACAGCCGATAAAAAAACGGGAACGGTCTATGTAAATGAAATCGATGAAGCAGGTAATAATTTAAAAACGCCTTTCAAATTCTTCGATATTAACAAACAAGACTTTGAAATAGTAAGTGACATTCTGTTTAGTTATAAAACCGATTTTACTAAAATAAGTTATGTCGGAGATATTAGCTTAAACACTACACAGGCAAATGAAAAAATGTATGCTTTTGATAATAAGATCATTTTTACTTACGATAAGTCAAATATTAACACTACTTATATTCTGACATTAGATTTAAACTCCAAACAATCCTCTTTGAGTAAAATAAGTCACTCAGATGTCCAATTTAATGGGTTGGGAGACATAAAATATAACTCGTTTATTTTTAATAAGAAATTATTCCAGGTGTCGTCATCATACACTGCATTAAAACTATCTATAAAAGACCTTGCTACAGGCAACACAATTAAGCAGTATGAATTTGAAGAGAATAAAGACATTGCTTTTAAAAATGGTCCAATAATTCAAGATGGAAGTGCTTATGACTCTGAACCGAGGGTGTTGAGCAAAAGCAATCAGTTACTGAGAAAAATCGCTAATTCAAAAGTAGCGGTAACGGCAAATAATAACAATGATTCAACCGTTTCGGTTACTATTGGTTCCTACCAAGAAATAAAATATGAAGGAGTGAGATTTAATAGTGGCGGTTTGCCAGGGATGGGATATAATGGAATTCCTATTGCTTCAATAGGAAATTCAATTACACTTAATGTCTTTGCTGCTCCTGGTTTATATAATTTTATGAATAATAAGACAACTAAGTCAGCTTATTTTAAAACCATACTTCATAATGCAGATTTCTCCCACATTACAGGAGATACAAAGAAAAGTACATTCGATAGAATTAATGATTATGAAGATTCTCTAGAGAACGCTAAATCTAATACAATGTTTGCTCAAAATGACGGATACGTTTATGGTTATTATAGCAGCGAAACAAAAATGTACAACCTGGTGAAATTTTAGTTTTAGCTATTAGTTGTTAGCATTTAGCTTTTAGTTAGTCACTACTAAAGTCTAATAACTAACAGCTAAAAGCTAATAGCTTCTTCGCAACTTAGCAGTTAAATTACCTAAATTAGCCTTCATGCTAAGTTACTGGGAACAAACCTCTTTTATCCATTACGATTTTATTATAGTTGGCAGCGGTATCGCCGGCTTGTCGACAGCTTGTTGTATTAAGGAACGATCGCCTAAAAGCTCTGTTCTTGTGCTGGAGCGTGGAATATTTCCAACAGGGGCCAGTACAAAAAACGCTGGCTTTGCCTGCTTTGGCAATGTGGGTGAAATCACTGCTGATCTTGAACTGATTGATTCCGATCGATTGTTGCAACTTTCAGTAAACAGGTGGGAGGGCTTGCAGCTTTTGCGGAAACGCTTAAGCGATAAAGCGATCGACTTTCAGCCGAATGGAGGTTATGAACTCATTCTTTATTCAGATACATATGATTATAAAAGTGGTATTGAAAAAGTAAACCAGCTTTTTAATTCGGCTTTTAAGAAAGAAGTATATGTTGAAGACCAAAAAAGCATTGATCGTTTCGGTTTTAATAAGAACCTGGTTAAAACCATGATATACAATTCATTGGAAGGGCAGATCGATACAGGTAAAATGATGTCATCATTGCTCTTGTATGCGCAACAACTAGGTATTAAAGTGATCTCCGGTGCAGAAGTATTAGAGATCAATGAAAATGAAAAACAAGTTGAGGTAATTGTAAAGTCGGAAATTTATGGTAAAAATGAATCCATAAAATTTGAAGCAGAAAAGGTCGCCATTTGTACCAATGCATTCAGCAAACGTTTTTTTCCGAACGCAGACCTTGAACCAGGCAG from Solitalea canadensis DSM 3403 encodes:
- a CDS encoding NAD(P)/FAD-dependent oxidoreductase, whose amino-acid sequence is MLSYWEQTSFIHYDFIIVGSGIAGLSTACCIKERSPKSSVLVLERGIFPTGASTKNAGFACFGNVGEITADLELIDSDRLLQLSVNRWEGLQLLRKRLSDKAIDFQPNGGYELILYSDTYDYKSGIEKVNQLFNSAFKKEVYVEDQKSIDRFGFNKNLVKTMIYNSLEGQIDTGKMMSSLLLYAQQLGIKVISGAEVLEINENEKQVEVIVKSEIYGKNESIKFEAEKVAICTNAFSKRFFPNADLEPGRGQVICTSEIPDLKIKGTFNFTEGYYYFRNINNRILFGGARNVDYDNETTDQFALTEKIQQNLEYYLKEMILPDVDYTIDYRWSGIMAFGKEITPEVLKASDRIVAGFRFNGMGVALGSKVAEQLTDLLLL
- a CDS encoding NADH-quinone oxidoreductase subunit N, translated to MEQFIEHIQTSIADVLGSWMYLLPEISLTIFFLTAIFGDLFFSKKIKNIVPIITLSGLAVALIEVIDQFLLVHSEPVMLFSQMLRLDHTAIWYKLLILFSGIIVVLFSLRDFKLRNTEKGSSEYFSLVLVVTIGLNFMIMAQNLLMIYLSVEFVSVCSYVLAASLTGHKRSEESGMKYALFGAVGSAVMLYGMSLLYGFTGTLSLLDPAFYVGLSSMNFMVAAIALLLTIAGLFFKISAFPMHVWVPDVYEGAPTPITTFLSVGPKAAGIALLINFVLALNNTGNNTGSVFLYSTEVFMAIVAIVTMCIGNFSALWQNNVKRLMAYSAIGQSGFILMGIAAYSLTGQKAILYFLFVYAFANIGAFLVIGYFSNVFHSEELDDYKGMGMKYPVVAACMVVFMVSLTGLPPTAGFVGKFLILSSAVEAYTIGGNVLLLIMVIFGVINTVVSLFYYLKIPLNLYLRKPKTEIALDKGNILYSVIIVFLAIITIILGIFPHKLMELMNL